A window from Fibrobacter sp. UWB11 encodes these proteins:
- a CDS encoding T9SS type A sorting domain-containing protein yields MKKIMALAFALFFAVANAAETYVASEKITQQVLSGELTQTVYAGDEIKPITILYENTGLGEDAVPEYSSTNFLENFGLSKRWVGSRCEIAGEMRDDIPADTYNAFIVVRDNEGKFAKTEFKFTVLEKEETLSLKWNKSSGDVNQKVTAGKSITPIVFDYEGLTSYSVSGLPSGLVKNIDEKKHKIMIVGSVNSDVMSGDYEYKVTVKNDQGDEKSMSGTIVVKSGKARTSIKLVSEKARQEVLAGNEIEPVVFEFANVHVDESLSSFKFEGSLKGSFVYSVEENKLTCSGTVDENLKGGLYTIRIIAIGENNNDTAFANVDVIHKSVETKVYVIENETQSLTAGDSIKPIVFKVEHGSNPELTNFPGGYELKKDGNTVTITGLVEENAKGPYTVTLTVKGADNDASAEATINVTPVELKFELVEGSDDQTVVAGEAITPIVYAYDHVKSINGKGFPADLKVEQDKEKKQVKIYGTVDPKMAAYEYVYWFELTDYYGETKTVTGKINVVASIDDISSSSSSATSSSSAVQSCSSVVASSSSEVASSSSAEVLSSSCSAQSSSSAVQSSSSVVVSSSSVVSSSSSEPSSSSAKSSSSEKAESSSSEKTTGIATVAMNSVKFGYANNVLTVAVPTSSMVHVQVFDLTGHLVETFAESVNGAKSISLAHLNRGNYLVRVESNSMVRTARIAVK; encoded by the coding sequence ATGAAAAAAATCATGGCGTTGGCTTTTGCCTTGTTCTTTGCGGTAGCAAATGCCGCTGAAACTTACGTAGCTTCGGAAAAGATCACGCAACAGGTTCTGTCAGGGGAACTTACCCAGACCGTGTATGCTGGCGATGAAATTAAGCCGATTACGATTCTATATGAAAATACTGGCCTTGGCGAAGATGCTGTACCAGAATATTCATCGACGAACTTTTTGGAAAATTTTGGATTGTCGAAAAGGTGGGTGGGCTCTAGATGTGAAATTGCGGGAGAGATGAGAGATGATATTCCCGCTGATACGTACAATGCTTTTATCGTCGTCCGGGACAATGAAGGCAAGTTCGCCAAGACTGAGTTCAAGTTCACTGTGCTGGAAAAAGAAGAAACGTTGTCTTTAAAATGGAATAAAAGTAGCGGTGACGTGAATCAGAAAGTCACTGCGGGTAAGTCTATTACACCTATCGTTTTCGATTACGAGGGATTAACAAGTTATAGCGTGAGTGGACTCCCGTCTGGACTTGTAAAGAATATTGATGAAAAAAAACATAAAATCATGATTGTCGGCTCTGTAAATAGCGATGTAATGTCTGGTGATTATGAATACAAAGTCACTGTTAAGAACGACCAAGGCGATGAAAAGAGCATGTCGGGAACGATTGTTGTGAAAAGTGGCAAGGCTCGCACATCAATAAAACTTGTTAGTGAAAAAGCAAGACAGGAAGTCCTGGCGGGCAATGAGATTGAGCCTGTCGTGTTCGAGTTTGCAAATGTTCATGTCGATGAAAGTTTATCTTCATTTAAGTTCGAAGGATCGTTAAAAGGATCGTTTGTGTATAGTGTAGAAGAAAATAAGCTCACGTGCAGTGGAACTGTCGATGAAAATTTGAAGGGTGGATTATACACGATAAGAATTATTGCAATTGGTGAAAATAACAATGATACCGCTTTTGCAAACGTTGATGTGATTCATAAGTCTGTAGAGACGAAGGTATATGTCATTGAAAATGAAACGCAGTCGCTGACTGCCGGCGATTCTATCAAGCCGATTGTTTTCAAGGTAGAACATGGCTCTAATCCTGAGCTTACGAATTTCCCGGGTGGTTACGAGCTTAAAAAAGATGGTAATACGGTGACTATTACAGGGCTGGTTGAAGAAAATGCTAAGGGCCCGTATACGGTCACGCTCACTGTAAAAGGTGCTGATAATGATGCTTCTGCTGAGGCTACTATTAATGTCACTCCTGTGGAACTGAAGTTTGAACTTGTCGAAGGTAGTGATGACCAAACGGTTGTTGCCGGTGAAGCGATTACCCCGATTGTCTATGCGTACGATCATGTGAAATCTATTAACGGTAAGGGTTTCCCTGCTGATTTGAAGGTGGAACAAGATAAAGAAAAAAAGCAAGTTAAGATTTATGGAACTGTGGATCCTAAAATGGCGGCCTATGAATACGTTTATTGGTTCGAACTGACGGATTATTATGGAGAAACAAAGACTGTAACGGGCAAGATTAATGTCGTTGCATCTATTGACGATATTTCGTCTTCGTCGAGTTCGGCAACGAGTAGTAGCTCTGCCGTGCAGTCCTGCTCTAGCGTTGTGGCATCTTCGAGCTCGGAGGTTGCTTCTTCAAGCTCTGCAGAGGTCCTGTCTTCTAGCTGTTCTGCACAGTCCAGCAGCTCTGCTGTGCAGTCCAGCTCTAGCGTTGTGGTATCTTCGAGCTCTGTGGTTTCCTCTTCAAGTTCTGAACCTTCTTCAAGTTCCGCAAAGTCCAGCTCTAGCGAAAAGGCCGAATCCTCTTCGAGCGAAAAGACTACTGGGATTGCGACGGTGGCGATGAACAGCGTGAAGTTTGGCTATGCAAACAATGTGCTGACGGTTGCTGTGCCCACATCTTCGATGGTGCATGTGCAAGTGTTCGACTTGACCGGTCATCTGGTCGAAACGTTTGCAGAATCTGTGAATGGCGCAAAGAGCATTAGTCTCGCTCATTTGAACCGTGGCAATTATCTTGTGCGAGTCGAAAGCAACAGCATGGTTCGTACCGCAAGAATTGCCGTGAAATAA